The Panicum virgatum strain AP13 chromosome 5K, P.virgatum_v5, whole genome shotgun sequence genome has a window encoding:
- the LOC120707285 gene encoding amino acid transporter AVT1I-like, translated as MEDKNARAAVLPVSTLTEPLLPGKGEDLEAAQLPSYGGASFSRTCLNLTNAVSGIGVLSMPYAVAQGGWLSLALFALVGAICYYTGTLIERCMRADPAAVASYPDIGAFAFGSAGRRAVAAFMYVELYLVAISFLVLEGDNLDKLFSGATVDLLGYRLQGKQLFIALAASVVLPTTWLKNLGVLAYVSAVGLVSSAVLTVSLVWAGLAGTGFHRNSTSVLNLSGLPTSLGLYFVCFTGHAVFPTIYSSMRNNKHFSKVLLISSVLCSVNYGLTAMLGYMIYGDDVQSQVTLNLPSGKLYTKVAILMTLINPLAKYALLAAPITAAIEEKFSVPCGSGPARVAISTVVVVSTAVVASTVPFFGYLMSFIGSFLSVMATVIFPSLCFLKIYKAKGIRRIEIAAITGILIIGVFVAVTGTYTSVRQIIGTF; from the coding sequence ATGGAGGACAAGAACGCTCGCGCCGCGGTGCTGCCAGTGAGCACGCTCACCGAGCCGCTCCTGCCCGGAAAAGGCGAGGACCTCGAGGCGGCGCAGCTCCCGTCCTACGGCGGCGCGTCCTTCTCCCGGACGTGCCTCAACCTCACCAACGCCGTGTCCGGGATCGGCGTCCTCTCCATGCCGTACGCGGTGGCGCAGGGCGGGTGGCTCAGCCTCGCGCTCTTCGCCCTCGTCGGCGCCATCTGCTACTACACCGGCACGCTCATCGAGCGCTGCATGCgcgccgaccccgccgccgtcgccagctACCCCGACATCGGCGCCTTCGCCTTCGGGTCCGCCGGCCGGAGGGCCGTCGCCGCCTTCATGTACGTCGAGCTCTACCTCGTCGCCATCAGCTTCCTCGTCCTCGAGGGCGACAACCTCGACAAGCTCTTCTCCGGCGCCACCGTGGACCTCCTCGGCTACCGGCTGCAAGGGAAGCAGCTGTTCATCGCGCTCGCCGCCTCCGTCGTGCTGCCCACCACATGGCTCAAGAACCTCGGCGTGCTCGCCTACGTGTCGGCGGTCGGGCTCGTCTCGTCGGCGGTCCTCACGGTGTCGCTGGTCTGGGCCGGCCTCGCCGGAACCGGGTTCCACCGGAACAGCACCAGCGTCCTCAACCTGAGCGGCCTGCCGACCTCGCTGGGCCTCTACTTCGTCTGCTTCACCGGCCACGCCGTCTTCCCGACGATCTACTCCTCCATGAGGAACAACAAGCACTTCTCCAAGGTGCTGCTCATCTCCTCCGTGCTCTGCAGCGTCAACTACGGACTCACAGCGATGCTGGGCTACATGATCTACGGCGACGACGTGCAGTCGCAGGTCACGCTGAACCTGCCCTCGGGAAAGCTCTACACCAAGGTCGCCATCCTGATGACGCTGATCAACCCGCTGGCCAAGTACGCGCTGCTGGCGGCACCAATAACGGCGGCGATCGAGGAAAAGTTCTCGGTGCCGTGCGGCAGCGGGCCGGCGAGGGTGGCCATCAGCACCGTGGTGGTTGTCAGCACGGCGGTGGTGGCCTCGACGGTGCCGTTCTTCGGCTACCTCATGTCGTTCATCGGATCGTTCCTCAGCGTCATGGCGACAGTCATATTCCCCAGCCTCTGCTTCCTTAAGATCTACAAGGCCAAGGGGATTCGCCGCATCGAGATCGCGGCGATCACCGGCATCCTGATCATCGGAGTGTTCGTAGCCGTCACCGGCACCTACACTTCCGTGCGGCAAATTATAGGCACTTTCTAA